The following proteins are co-located in the Triticum aestivum cultivar Chinese Spring chromosome 1A, IWGSC CS RefSeq v2.1, whole genome shotgun sequence genome:
- the LOC123190882 gene encoding ribosome biogenesis protein NOP53, translating into MGKAAKSSRKGKKAWRSNISTDDIDEFYEKQTRDAHAGAAAIPSLPSGSLFFVDKPASASTSSAANASDPAPKDVPVKRKIEKNREKVLHHESVLKRNPYIQTIPSSLMSKKDKKKFKKHAKKKELQESREEKSVPMEEDSAEKNLDIWGGDAKGAALPKKGMKRLKKNKSTTSVIPAVEVEPQGCSFNPPHEAHQDALALAVADEMRKIYTKELGPTPVPLTVLGQAVAEEDKFFLDAADDGDAAVDGDVDAAEGDKDQDADALTGERKKTKRVTRVELNKRARRKERLRTEADAKKLEVFSKQIDSLPNILEEIAKEDKEKEEKRIRLTVAKQERLKSAPRRLGRHKFEPAPVQVLLTEEISGSLRKLKGCCNLARDRYKSIEKRGILAPNKKLSKRPRR; encoded by the exons ATGGGTAAGGCGGCTAAGAGCTCGCGGAAAGGGAAGAAGGCGTGGCGGTCCAACATCAGCACCGACGACATCGACGAGTTCTACGAGAAGCAGACGCGCgacgcccacgccggcgccgccgccattCCCTCCCTCCCGTCCGGCTCCCTCTTCTTCGTCGACAAGCCCGCCTCCGCGTCCACCTCCTCCGCCGCCAACGCATCCGACCCGGCCCCCAAAG ATGTTCCTGTCAAAAGGAAGATTGAGAAAAACAGGGAGAAGGTCCTTCACCATGAGAGTGTGTTGAAGCGGAACCCTTATATACAGACGATTCCATCTTCTTTGATGTCAAAGAAGGAtaagaagaagttcaagaagcaTGCAAAGAAAAAGGAATTGCAGGAGTCACGGGAAGAAAAAAGTGTTCCCATG GAAGAGGATTCAGCTGAGAAGAACCTCGACATCTGGGGTGGAGATGCTAAAGGGGCTGCTTTGCCCAAAAAAGGAATGAAAAGGCTTAAGAAAAAT AAATCTACCACATCTGTGATTCCTGCAGTTGAAGTTGAGCCTCAAGGATGTTCATTTAATCCTCCACATGAAGCCCATCAA GACGCTCTTGCTCTAGCTGTTGCTGATGAAATGCGCAAGATCTACACGAAAGAGTTAGGCCCCACACCAGTGCCACTTACTGTTCTTGGTCAAGCAGTAGCTGAAGAAGAT AAATTTTTTCTTGATGCTGCTGATGATGGAGATGCTGCTGTTGATGGAGATGTAGATGCTGCAGAAGGTGATAAAGACCAGGATGCTGATGCTCTAACTGGAGAGAG GAAGAAAACAAAAAGAGTTACGAGAGTGGAACTGAACAAAAGGGCTCGTCGTAAAGAGAGGTTAAGGACAGAAGCAGATGCGAAGAAACTGGAAGTTTTTTCAAAGCAAATAGACAG CTTGCCAAATATATTGGAGGAGATAGCGAAagaggacaaggaaaaggaggaaaaGCGCATAAGGCTAACTGTGGCTAAGCAGGAAAGACTCAAGTCAGCCCCACGTCGTCTGGGTAGACACAA GTTTGAACCTGCTCCCGTTCAAGTTCTGTTGACAGAGGAGATTAGTGGCTCGCTTAGAAAGCTGAAG GGGTGCTGCAATCTAGCGAGGGATCGCTATAAGAGCATTGAAAAACGTGGCATACTTGCACCAAATAAGAAATTAAG caagcgtcctcgccgCTGA
- the LOC123097713 gene encoding subtilisin-chymotrypsin inhibitor CI-1B, with product MSSTGNVAGGGKKVSWPEVVGLPAGEAKAVILKDKPDADVIFVPFGAGVQQDLSLNRVRVFVGTIASVVTVVLAPKVG from the coding sequence ATGAGCTCCACGGGCAACGTCGCCGGCGGCGGCAAGAAGGTGTCGTGGCCGGAGGTGGTGGGGCTGCCGGCCGGTGAGGCCAAGGCCGTCATCCTCAAGGACAAGCCCGACGCCGACGTGATCTTCGTGCCTTTCGGGGCGGGGGTGCAGCAGGACCTCAGCCTAAACCGCGTCCGTGTCTTCGTCGGCACCATCGCCAGCGTGGTGACCGTCGTCCTCGCCCCAAAGGTTGGCTAG
- the LOC123190892 gene encoding LEC14B homolog encodes MAAAGRLRGRRRTKEVEREPEPFTIEEEVSHLTRVRSEPCPGTRAAIHGAKRKRGLSAFEMVSSRESGRSGGGGFCSADRAYAAGKHLPSEGPWCVEDMDSEAYVSQFSSDGSMLVAGFRGSRIRVYDVDKGWKVHKNISCRSMRWTVSDIALSPDQRYLAYSSLSPIVHIVNVQNAGRESDANVTEIHDGLKFCDNDEYSFGIFSVKFSKDGREVVVGNNDCSIYVYDLGGNKVSDRIRAHTSDVNTVTFADESGNLLYSGSDDNLCKVWDRRCLVREKPAGVLTGHLDGITCIDSRGDGRYLISNCKDQTIKLWDIRKMSATVKGRQPRLYDWDYRWMSFPSHARYYKHPNDLSLATYRGHSVLRTLIRCYFSPMHSTGQRYIYTGSSDDSVHIYDVVTGATVKKLSWHGSIIRDCTWHPYRPTLVSSSWDGYLARWEASGNNEDPSVLTCDEQRTSPYDQTYGLSFAL; translated from the exons ATGGCGGCGGCAGGGAGACTGCGGGGACGGCGGCGGACAAAGGAGGTGGAGCGCGAGCCCGAGCCGTTCACCATCGAGGAGGAGGTGTCCCACCTCACCCGGGTCCGGTCGGAGCCGTGCCCCGGCACCCGCGCCGCCATCCATGGCGCCAAGCGGAAGAGGGGCCTCTCGGCTTTCGAGATGGTGTCGTCGAGGGAGTCCGGTCGCTCCGGGGGCGGCGGGTTCTGTTCGGCCGACCGCGCCTATGCCGCCGGAAAGCACCTCCCGTCGGAAGGGCCGTGGTGCGTCGAAGACATGGATAGCGAGGCCTATGTCTCGCAGTTCTCCAGCGATGGCTCGATGCTCGTTGCCGGGTTTAGG GGAAGCCGCATCAGAGTTTACGATGTcgataaagggtggaaggttcaTAAGAACATAAGCTGCAGAAGTATGAGGTGGACGGTTTCAGATATTGCTCTCTCCCCTGACCAGCGATATCTT GCCTATTCCAGTTTGTCGCCTATTGTTCACATTGTGAATGTGCAGAATGCTGGAAGGGAATCGGATGCTAATGTTACT gaAATTCACGATGGTTTGAAATTCTGTGATAACGATGAATACTCTTTCGGGATATTCTCTGTGAAATTTTCGAAAGATGGTAGAGAAGTAGTTGTTGGGAACAATGATTGTTCAATATATGTCTATGATCTTGGAGGAAATAAAGTGTCAGACCGTATCCGTGCTCATACG TCTGATGTCAACACGGTCACCTTTGCTGATGAAAGTGGCAATTTATTGTACTCTGGAAGTGATGATAATCTCTGTAAG GTCTGGGATAGGCGTTGCCTTGTAAGAGAGAAACCAGCAGGTGTTTTGACAGGTCACTTAGATGGGATTACATGTATTGATAGCCGTGGTGATGGGCGTTATCTAATCTCCAACTGCAAGGATCAGACTATCAAACTTTGGGACATCAGAAAGATGTCCGCCACCGTAAAAGG ACGACAACCAAGATTGTATGACTGGGACTACAGATGGATGTCGTTCCCGTCACACGCTAGATATTATAAGCATCCAAATGATCTATCTCTGGCAACATACAGGGGTCATTCAGTTCTGCGGACACTTATCCGCTGCTACTTCTCTCCAATGCACAG CACGGGCCAGAGGTACATATACACTGGATCAAGTGACGATTCAGTGCATATTTACGATGTG GTAACAGGGGCGACCGTCAAGAAGCTCTCGTGGCACGGTTCGATCATCAGAGACTGCACCTGGCATCCTTACCGTCCAACGCTCGTAAGCTCTTCCTGGGACGGCTATCTGGCCCGGTGGGAGGCATCAGGCAACAATGAGGACCCCTCGGTGCTCACGTGCGACGAGCAGAGGACTAGCCCTTACGACCAGACATACGGGCTCTCTTTTGCCCTGTAG